The Chryseolinea soli genome contains a region encoding:
- a CDS encoding restriction endonuclease: MNEIISYKDYVTYESSHTEDILSIRDSSHSRYYYSGQEISPLNYHRLKKAVTDSSTCIYCDEVLSIIDKKNSIRSLDTSSVSLEIRYCEKCNWWNAKYLKITHGSERLHNKELITTVREEYEGIIKSYAIDDYATPIELIRHYLNANHDKYNLIKPQQFEMLVASVFKDFFSCEVRHVGGPGDNGVDIYMVLNNMPILVQVKHRKDPKAVEAPSIVRELIGSCVMENSKHGIIVSSADRFSAQSRSNAVNENLVRNNIRIDLMNRQDFFSTMKLVTNNVVKPWEDIDWGIGL, from the coding sequence ATGAATGAAATCATCAGCTATAAGGATTATGTTACATATGAATCCTCACACACAGAGGATATACTTTCAATCAGAGACAGCTCACATTCAAGATACTACTATTCGGGTCAAGAGATTTCTCCACTTAATTACCATCGACTAAAGAAGGCGGTTACTGATTCAAGTACCTGTATCTATTGTGATGAGGTATTGTCAATAATCGACAAAAAGAACTCAATAAGATCGCTTGATACGTCCTCCGTGTCTCTTGAGATTAGGTACTGTGAGAAATGCAACTGGTGGAATGCTAAATATCTGAAAATAACACATGGTAGCGAGCGCCTGCATAATAAAGAATTGATAACGACTGTTCGAGAGGAATATGAAGGGATTATAAAATCTTACGCAATTGACGATTACGCCACCCCCATTGAATTAATTCGTCATTATTTGAATGCCAATCACGATAAGTACAATTTGATTAAACCTCAGCAGTTTGAGATGCTGGTGGCATCAGTGTTTAAAGATTTCTTTTCTTGTGAAGTTCGGCACGTCGGTGGGCCGGGTGACAATGGAGTCGATATTTATATGGTTTTGAACAATATGCCAATTCTTGTTCAGGTGAAACATCGAAAAGATCCGAAGGCAGTCGAGGCTCCGAGTATAGTTCGCGAATTAATAGGAAGTTGCGTGATGGAAAATTCAAAACACGGTATAATCGTGTCATCAGCTGACAGATTTTCGGCGCAATCGCGATCCAACGCAGTGAATGAAAATCTCGTGCGTAACAATATTCGAATAGACCTAATGAACAGGCAGGATTTTTTTTCAACAATGAAACTCGTTACCAACAATGTTGTTAAGCCCTGGGAAGATATAGACTGGGGTATTGGTCTATAA
- a CDS encoding tetratricopeptide repeat-containing sensor histidine kinase, protein MKYALGILALLVAPVAYSQEYLGDVDSLKRELGSLRMDTNRVLGLCDISSSYHSVNVDSSLHYAQQALALAKQLHYKNGMAWSYLLIGQTHSRRNQIAQAISCYQKSIDIADSVNNATILCRAFANIGWCMFDLEDYYRAIDYFKRALDFQSVLGDQDAYFITLKINIGQTYLANNRLPEAEKYLNMALAYDPKEIPNYGYLLNMLTALRLEQQQYARADSLLNATWNFIKPLPDKIDKADNRYYFAKLKLIKGDVQQAFHYAEEAYHHYVQIGSKSDMERICILLSTIESKRGRTQQALDYLLQSNVLRDSVHSSRAKYSEHLFNDREQTRRTLLQEKDKALLQAEKRNQQLLGIGLLFIFVSIIAGLLFFVRQRQQTYKKLLVLNEKLSALNGELVEKETAIANQNSLLLETIHSKDKLFAIIGHDLRSPLNSLMGLMDLLSHHDDALTPVERQQYLGDLNRSLKNLNNLTGNLLEWSFSQTNTIKYIPEVFDMGQALNESEELYRDLAQVKKITIVNENKTGLWVWAHPHSIKTVIRNLLSNAIKFTREGGEVMLHAELSEGFIKIAVIDNGVGIRDAILENLFKIGDKRSTPGTANEKGSGLGLLLCKEFVEKNGGTITVETAVGKGSAFYFTVPVASPAQIEDNFS, encoded by the coding sequence ATGAAATACGCTCTCGGCATCCTTGCGCTGCTAGTGGCCCCGGTCGCCTATTCGCAAGAATACCTGGGCGATGTAGACAGTCTTAAAAGGGAATTGGGATCCCTGCGCATGGATACTAACCGGGTGCTGGGCTTGTGTGATATTTCCAGTAGCTATCATTCTGTGAACGTTGATTCATCATTACATTATGCCCAACAAGCGCTTGCCTTGGCCAAGCAACTGCACTATAAAAATGGAATGGCATGGTCCTACCTTTTGATCGGCCAGACCCACTCCAGGAGAAACCAGATTGCGCAAGCCATTTCCTGCTATCAAAAAAGTATTGATATCGCCGACTCGGTTAACAATGCAACCATTCTGTGCCGCGCATTCGCCAATATTGGCTGGTGCATGTTTGATCTGGAAGATTATTACAGGGCTATTGATTATTTCAAAAGGGCACTCGATTTTCAGAGTGTATTAGGCGACCAGGACGCTTACTTCATCACCCTTAAAATAAATATTGGACAAACATATCTCGCCAATAACCGGTTGCCCGAAGCGGAGAAGTACTTGAATATGGCGCTCGCGTATGATCCAAAGGAAATTCCAAACTACGGATATTTGCTCAATATGCTGACCGCGCTGCGCCTGGAGCAACAACAATACGCCAGGGCCGATTCGTTGTTAAACGCCACGTGGAATTTTATCAAACCCCTTCCCGATAAAATAGACAAAGCGGACAACCGATACTATTTTGCAAAACTCAAGTTGATAAAGGGTGATGTTCAACAAGCTTTTCATTACGCGGAAGAAGCGTATCACCATTATGTGCAAATAGGCTCTAAATCCGACATGGAGCGCATCTGCATTTTGCTTTCGACCATTGAATCCAAACGGGGAAGAACACAACAAGCCCTCGACTACCTTCTCCAAAGCAATGTGCTGCGCGATTCTGTTCACAGCAGTCGGGCGAAGTACAGCGAACATTTATTCAACGACCGCGAGCAAACGCGAAGGACGTTGCTTCAAGAAAAAGACAAAGCATTGCTTCAAGCCGAAAAGAGAAATCAGCAACTTCTGGGAATAGGTTTGTTGTTCATTTTCGTGAGCATTATTGCAGGCTTGTTATTTTTCGTCCGGCAAAGACAACAAACCTACAAGAAGCTTTTGGTGCTGAACGAAAAGCTGTCCGCACTAAACGGTGAGTTGGTTGAAAAAGAGACCGCCATTGCCAACCAAAACAGTTTGCTGCTGGAAACGATCCATTCAAAAGACAAACTCTTCGCGATCATTGGTCATGATCTGCGCAGTCCGCTCAATTCACTAATGGGACTTATGGATTTATTATCCCATCACGATGATGCGTTGACACCGGTGGAACGTCAGCAGTACCTCGGTGATTTGAATAGATCATTGAAAAATCTGAACAACCTCACCGGGAATTTATTGGAATGGAGTTTCTCACAGACCAACACCATTAAATATATCCCCGAAGTTTTTGATATGGGTCAAGCGCTCAATGAAAGCGAAGAATTGTACAGGGATTTAGCGCAGGTCAAAAAGATAACCATCGTCAACGAGAATAAAACAGGGTTGTGGGTTTGGGCTCACCCGCACTCGATCAAAACCGTGATCCGCAATTTGCTTTCAAACGCCATTAAGTTTACCCGCGAAGGCGGAGAAGTTATGCTGCACGCAGAGCTATCAGAGGGCTTCATTAAAATAGCCGTGATCGACAACGGCGTTGGCATTCGAGATGCGATTTTGGAGAATCTCTTTAAAATTGGAGACAAACGCTCCACACCGGGAACAGCCAACGAGAAAGGAAGTGGATTGGGATTATTGCTGTGCAAGGAATTCGTAGAAAAAAACGGCGGGACGATCACCGTGGAAACCGCCGTGGGAAAAGGCTCTGCATTTTATTTTACCGTACCGGTCGCTTCGCCTGCGCAGATCGAAGACAATTTTTCGTGA
- a CDS encoding serine hydrolase domain-containing protein, producing MKKDLFILLLLLLAVCLPPAVRAQKITPATTPEAAGFSSERLKRLDTNFNDWVAKGWMNGAVALVIHDGKIVYYKAFGYNDMATKAPLAKDGIFRIASQTKAITSVAVMMLHEEGKFLLDDPVSKYIPTFAKAKVLVKYNAKDTTYTSAPAKRDITIRDLLTHTSGLDYSDIGSDTARAIYAKNKLTAGLYVTDDNLVAAMSRLGTLPLMHNPGERWIYGLNIDVLGALVEIWSGMSLDDFFRTRIFEPLGMSDTYFNIPPAKANRLVNFFREDSTGHIVKEPYAFGRLDMSYPLHKKTYFSGGGGLSSTIFDYGIFLQMMLNGGTYNGVRLLSPTSVRLMTMNQIGNLSLGDGKFGLGFSVLTEAGSPHSPAKPGTYGWGGAFSTTYYVDPASKLVVLLYRQMWGSHMGEMSGKFDVLVYQALKE from the coding sequence ATGAAAAAGGACCTCTTCATCCTGCTCTTATTATTGCTCGCCGTGTGTTTGCCTCCCGCTGTGCGCGCGCAAAAAATAACACCGGCTACCACCCCCGAAGCCGCCGGCTTTTCTTCTGAACGGCTAAAAAGACTCGACACCAATTTCAACGACTGGGTGGCCAAGGGTTGGATGAACGGCGCCGTCGCCCTGGTGATCCACGACGGAAAGATCGTCTACTACAAAGCCTTTGGCTATAACGACATGGCCACAAAGGCGCCGCTCGCCAAAGACGGCATCTTCCGCATCGCCTCCCAAACCAAGGCCATCACCAGCGTGGCCGTGATGATGCTGCACGAAGAGGGCAAGTTCCTGTTGGACGATCCGGTTTCGAAATACATTCCCACGTTTGCCAAGGCCAAGGTGCTCGTCAAGTACAATGCGAAAGACACGACCTACACCAGCGCGCCGGCCAAACGCGACATCACCATTCGCGACCTGCTTACCCACACCTCGGGCCTGGACTATTCCGACATCGGCAGCGATACCGCCCGGGCCATCTACGCGAAAAACAAACTGACCGCCGGCCTGTATGTGACCGACGACAACCTGGTCGCCGCCATGTCGCGCCTGGGCACTTTGCCGCTGATGCATAACCCTGGCGAACGCTGGATCTATGGTCTGAACATCGATGTGCTGGGTGCGTTGGTGGAGATCTGGTCCGGAATGTCGCTCGACGATTTTTTCCGCACGCGCATCTTCGAACCGCTGGGCATGAGCGATACCTACTTCAACATTCCCCCCGCCAAGGCCAACCGGCTCGTAAACTTCTTCCGGGAAGATTCCACGGGCCACATCGTGAAGGAACCGTATGCTTTCGGCCGGTTGGACATGAGCTATCCCCTGCACAAGAAGACCTACTTCTCCGGCGGTGGCGGATTGTCGTCGACGATCTTCGACTACGGCATTTTCCTGCAAATGATGTTGAATGGAGGCACCTATAACGGCGTGCGACTGTTGAGTCCCACCTCCGTGCGGCTGATGACCATGAACCAGATCGGCAACCTGTCGCTCGGCGACGGCAAGTTCGGTCTTGGGTTCAGTGTTTTGACGGAGGCGGGCAGCCCGCATTCGCCTGCCAAACCGGGAACCTACGGGTGGGGCGGCGCTTTTTCGACGACCTACTATGTGGACCCCGCTTCCAAGCTCGTCGTGCTGCTGTACCGGCAAATGTGGGGCTCGCACATGGGGGAGATGTCCGGAAAATTCGATGTGCTCGTCTACCAGGCCCTGAAGGAGTGA
- a CDS encoding MotA/TolQ/ExbB proton channel family protein has product MNLLLGILLQITTTPTVTPEETPEGLSIATLLMKGGFIMIPILLLWFIATYIFIERFLYLRTAAKVRKDFVPQIARRLQVGDISAARAFAEQDSSATGTIIKSGLDYVGKPLKDIESMMESAANIELAEMEKNMGYLGIIAGVAPMLGFIGTISGIINIFYSISLSDNISIGIIAGGLYEKMITSGSGLIVGVLAYSAYHLLQQRIARYTLQMQKDVFEFMRSILSPAK; this is encoded by the coding sequence ATGAATCTCCTACTCGGTATTTTACTTCAGATCACCACAACACCCACTGTAACACCCGAAGAAACGCCAGAAGGCTTGTCGATCGCCACCTTGCTGATGAAAGGCGGATTTATCATGATCCCCATCCTGCTGCTGTGGTTTATCGCCACCTATATTTTTATCGAACGCTTTTTATATCTGCGCACGGCCGCCAAGGTGAGAAAAGATTTCGTCCCCCAGATTGCGCGCCGTCTTCAAGTGGGCGACATCAGTGCCGCACGCGCGTTTGCCGAACAGGATTCGTCCGCCACAGGCACGATCATCAAGAGCGGCCTCGACTATGTGGGCAAGCCCCTGAAAGATATCGAGTCGATGATGGAGTCGGCCGCCAACATCGAGCTGGCGGAAATGGAAAAGAACATGGGCTACCTCGGCATCATCGCCGGCGTGGCGCCCATGCTCGGCTTCATCGGAACGATTTCGGGGATCATCAACATCTTCTACAGCATCTCGCTGTCCGACAACATCAGCATCGGGATCATCGCGGGTGGTTTGTATGAGAAGATGATCACCAGCGGTTCGGGCCTCATCGTCGGGGTGTTGGCCTATTCGGCTTATCACTTGCTGCAGCAACGCATCGCACGCTATACGCTCCAGATGCAGAAAGACGTTTTTGAATTCATGCGCTCCATCCTAAGTCCGGCGAAATGA
- a CDS encoding nucleotidyl transferase AbiEii/AbiGii toxin family protein, translating to MENKTINIGVVKKIAIALKDLRERVAFVGGAVISLYTDDPAADELRPTKDIDLSVTLENYSAWVKLQDELTKLQFLPDTSSSVICRFLYDDITVDIMPDDEQVLGFSNPWYKPALQNMQEYLLQDGPTINIFSLPYFLATKFSAFNGRGKGDNRGSHDFEDIIYLTDNCIGIVASIQNTDADVQQFLLEEYRKIWTHPYRTEIISCHLSPLIRDARYNVIERKIESIIALEK from the coding sequence ATGGAAAACAAAACGATTAATATCGGGGTCGTTAAGAAGATCGCCATCGCATTAAAGGACCTGCGCGAACGAGTGGCTTTTGTTGGTGGTGCTGTAATCAGTCTCTATACCGATGACCCGGCGGCTGACGAGTTGCGCCCGACCAAAGACATCGACTTGAGTGTGACGCTCGAAAACTATTCAGCCTGGGTAAAACTTCAGGATGAGCTAACGAAATTGCAGTTTCTTCCGGACACCTCGTCCAGTGTAATCTGCAGATTTCTTTATGATGACATAACCGTGGATATTATGCCTGATGATGAACAGGTTTTGGGATTTTCGAACCCCTGGTATAAACCAGCGTTGCAGAACATGCAAGAATATTTGCTACAAGACGGCCCGACAATCAACATATTTTCGCTTCCGTATTTTCTGGCGACTAAATTTTCGGCATTCAACGGACGAGGTAAAGGTGACAATCGAGGCAGCCACGATTTCGAAGACATCATATATCTAACGGATAACTGCATAGGAATTGTCGCCTCTATACAAAACACTGACGCCGATGTTCAACAATTCCTTCTCGAAGAATACAGGAAGATCTGGACTCATCCTTATCGCACAGAAATCATTTCTTGTCACCTTTCACCGCTTATTAGGGACGCACGATATAACGTCATAGAACGAAAGATCGAAAGCATTATCGCATTGGAAAAATAA
- a CDS encoding ExbD/TolR family protein gives MKIKKNNHFQAEVATSSLNDIMFFLLLFFLIISTVANPNVIKVLLPKSNSSQALSKQQISLTVTEDKHFYINKKEVPRPQLEQSLVEACAGKEEPTVVIRMPHSLSVQDLVDVMQIGAKHKFKMVLATAKN, from the coding sequence ATGAAAATAAAAAAGAACAATCACTTTCAGGCGGAAGTAGCCACCTCGTCGTTGAACGACATCATGTTCTTCCTGCTGTTGTTTTTCCTCATCATCTCCACGGTGGCCAACCCCAACGTGATCAAAGTGCTGTTGCCCAAGTCGAACTCCAGCCAGGCGCTGAGCAAGCAACAGATCTCGCTGACGGTGACGGAAGACAAACATTTTTATATCAACAAAAAAGAAGTGCCACGCCCTCAACTGGAACAAAGCCTCGTGGAGGCGTGCGCCGGCAAGGAAGAACCCACCGTGGTGATCCGGATGCCGCATTCACTGTCCGTCCAGGACCTGGTAGACGTGATGCAGATCGGCGCGAAGCACAAATTCAAAATGGTATTGGCTACGGCAAAGAATTAA
- a CDS encoding histidine kinase dimerization/phospho-acceptor domain-containing protein encodes MKKFKPPLQEEALISQVPSASWKYELEKSSTKYHIVAAWAAIIFDPLFAITDYFNIPASWQYVFSIRVFVSLVTLSTLYLRKRYYLPSYIIAVVPFLLISLQNAYTYSLIGDANLVGHNLNYTALLIGAALFVAWDWPYSVVLTTLSLVATAYFIQQNPALELNAFFVKGGLILLSSFAFMTMLIQTRYNLTIREIKARLALQKSNEEIQAQNDEIQTQNEEIKAQNQEIQAQGEEIRGINENLENLVNERTAELEKKNKALEEYAFINAHKLRSPVASILGLINLLKKLPTTKEGQDVLDHLQSSADKLDEIVSSITKAIERGDKK; translated from the coding sequence ATGAAAAAGTTTAAGCCGCCGCTTCAGGAGGAGGCCCTGATTTCGCAAGTGCCCAGTGCGTCGTGGAAGTACGAGTTGGAGAAGTCATCCACCAAGTATCACATCGTCGCCGCCTGGGCTGCCATCATTTTCGATCCGCTGTTTGCCATCACCGACTATTTCAACATCCCTGCGAGCTGGCAATATGTGTTCTCGATCCGGGTCTTCGTATCCCTCGTTACACTGTCCACCCTATACCTGCGCAAGCGATACTACTTGCCGTCCTACATCATCGCGGTGGTGCCGTTCTTGCTCATTTCCCTGCAAAATGCCTATACCTATAGTCTCATCGGCGATGCAAACCTGGTGGGGCACAACCTGAACTATACCGCGCTGCTCATCGGCGCGGCTTTGTTCGTGGCCTGGGACTGGCCCTATTCCGTGGTGCTCACCACCCTTTCGCTGGTGGCTACGGCCTACTTCATCCAACAAAATCCAGCCCTCGAACTGAACGCATTCTTTGTGAAAGGCGGGCTGATCCTCCTCTCGTCGTTCGCCTTTATGACGATGCTCATTCAAACGCGCTACAATCTCACCATCCGCGAGATCAAGGCGCGACTCGCGTTGCAAAAAAGCAATGAAGAGATCCAGGCGCAAAACGACGAGATCCAAACCCAGAACGAAGAGATCAAGGCGCAGAACCAGGAGATCCAGGCCCAGGGTGAGGAGATCCGCGGCATCAACGAGAACCTGGAGAACCTCGTGAACGAACGCACGGCCGAACTGGAGAAAAAGAACAAAGCCCTGGAAGAATACGCCTTCATCAACGCCCACAAGCTGCGGAGTCCCGTGGCCAGCATCCTGGGTTTGATCAACCTGCTAAAAAAGCTCCCGACCACGAAAGAAGGTCAGGATGTTCTGGATCATTTACAAAGCTCGGCTGATAAGTTGGATGAGATCGTGAGTTCGATCACGAAGGCGATTGAGCGGGGGGATAAGAAATAG
- a CDS encoding RBBP9/YdeN family alpha/beta hydrolase, whose protein sequence is MTATVFILPGLGNSGEAHWQTRWEKQFNFIRIEQRDWETPHRTDWIDAIDKAIAQHDPANIILVGHSLACAAIAFWSDQYKRKIKGALLVAPSDTEADTYPPGTSGFTPVPLQPLSFPSIVVASANDYYVRLERAQQFAKAWGSKLVNIGDAGHINVAAGFGAWEQGLEFLKELDR, encoded by the coding sequence ATGACGGCTACGGTTTTTATCCTCCCCGGTCTTGGCAATTCCGGCGAAGCCCACTGGCAAACCCGCTGGGAAAAACAATTCAACTTCATCCGCATCGAACAACGCGATTGGGAAACACCCCACCGCACGGACTGGATCGACGCCATCGACAAGGCCATCGCACAACACGATCCCGCCAACATCATCCTCGTCGGCCACAGTTTGGCCTGCGCGGCCATTGCCTTCTGGAGCGATCAATACAAACGCAAAATAAAAGGTGCGCTGCTGGTCGCGCCGAGTGACACCGAAGCCGACACTTATCCTCCCGGAACGTCGGGCTTCACCCCCGTGCCGCTTCAACCCTTATCGTTTCCATCCATCGTTGTAGCCAGCGCCAACGATTACTATGTTCGCCTCGAACGCGCACAACAGTTTGCCAAGGCCTGGGGCAGCAAACTGGTGAACATCGGCGACGCAGGCCACATCAACGTGGCCGCTGGATTCGGGGCCTGGGAGCAAGGGCTCGAATTTTTGAAAGAACTCGATCGCTAA
- a CDS encoding SDR family NAD(P)-dependent oxidoreductase: MDLQLNQKTAFISGSTSGIGFATAKKLIEEGATVIINGRSQAGVDKAVQELKRQTGKTTVRGIAADFSKASDVANLIRQLPEVDILVNNAGIFEPKPFAEIPDEDWFRFFEVNVMSGVRLSRHYFPLMLKKNWGRIIFVSSESGVFIPEEMIHYGTTKTAQLAVSRGLAELTKGTDVTVNAVLPGPTKSDGVNVFLNDLAKAGNSTAEQVEKDFFKNARPTSLLQRFASVEEVASMIVYLVSPLASATNGAAVRVDGGLIRSAV, encoded by the coding sequence ATGGATCTGCAACTCAATCAAAAGACCGCATTCATCAGTGGCTCAACCTCCGGGATCGGATTTGCTACAGCAAAAAAATTAATAGAAGAAGGCGCCACCGTCATCATCAACGGCCGTTCACAGGCTGGGGTGGACAAAGCCGTGCAGGAATTGAAACGACAAACCGGCAAAACAACCGTACGCGGCATCGCCGCCGATTTTTCCAAAGCGTCCGATGTGGCCAACCTCATCCGGCAGCTTCCCGAAGTAGACATTCTCGTCAACAATGCGGGCATCTTCGAACCCAAGCCCTTCGCAGAAATTCCCGACGAAGATTGGTTCCGCTTTTTTGAGGTCAACGTCATGAGCGGCGTGCGCTTGTCGCGTCATTATTTTCCGCTGATGTTAAAAAAGAATTGGGGCCGCATCATTTTTGTCTCGAGCGAGTCCGGCGTGTTCATCCCCGAAGAAATGATCCACTATGGCACCACCAAGACCGCTCAGTTGGCTGTGAGCCGCGGACTGGCCGAACTCACCAAGGGTACCGACGTAACGGTAAATGCTGTGCTCCCCGGACCAACCAAATCCGACGGCGTAAATGTGTTTCTCAATGACCTGGCCAAAGCCGGCAATTCCACGGCCGAACAAGTCGAAAAAGATTTCTTCAAGAACGCCCGACCTACTTCGCTGTTGCAGCGTTTTGCTTCGGTCGAAGAAGTGGCCAGCATGATCGTATACCTGGTCAGCCCGTTAGCGTCGGCAACCAACGGCGCCGCGGTGCGGGTGGATGGAGGTTTGATACGGTCGGCGGTGTGA
- a CDS encoding DUF3857 domain-containing protein, producing MKSILFSFSLLAAFPLFAQNNPTEREVTVEDLQMKTFAKDTSAVAVILFDKGEHIKLGDLSFKRHRRIKILKKDAFNSWGTVFLLEDGTNIKKIEGTTYNLVNGQIVKTALEDNAIFRVPYSRRRTEIRFTFPNLQEGSIIDYRYEATEKTRWTSWVFQWPIPVLWSEYSFHHATLWIHIPVLLGDIKPTETESKYDGHYHRWVLKDVPALKEEPFMVSPQDRQASIMLWPEDVTWGHVHGAFQDYIGPIPQTKGAKALKEKALAIVGALTDSTEKVKALSAYVKAQVKWNEVSDCLPENPQEVLKEKKGTAADINFLLGCLLEAAGFKPVPAFLSTREHGTFIDKYPDASQFDYLVYVVRLKGKVLFLDATEPLLPFDVLPERCLNGKAFYCLPMGYLWLPVITPAKDKTIVTAEFALTGDENLQGKLTVDRFGYDAFAARSQYQQIEKDKYFEHTVLQKSWTVTQKALLQMEDVSAAVREQYELSIPNQVIVSDDKLYINPYVALREDANPFPEVARIYPLDFPFQKEKILLCHILIPEGYEVESLPENKNITLPNNAAKCSFNISRDGNRLSVVSNLKINETYFLPNEYISLREFYTRIIAKQTEPIVLRKKS from the coding sequence ATGAAGTCCATTCTTTTCTCTTTCTCGTTGCTGGCAGCTTTTCCCCTCTTTGCTCAGAACAATCCCACCGAACGCGAGGTGACCGTTGAAGACCTGCAAATGAAAACATTCGCCAAGGACACCAGCGCCGTGGCCGTCATCCTGTTCGATAAGGGTGAGCACATTAAATTGGGCGATCTGTCCTTTAAGCGGCATCGACGAATAAAGATCCTCAAGAAAGACGCTTTCAATTCATGGGGTACGGTCTTCTTGTTGGAGGATGGCACAAACATAAAAAAGATAGAGGGTACAACGTACAACCTGGTGAACGGGCAAATTGTGAAAACAGCATTGGAGGACAATGCCATTTTTCGCGTGCCCTATAGCCGGCGCCGCACAGAAATACGTTTCACCTTCCCCAATCTTCAGGAGGGCTCCATTATTGACTACCGCTATGAAGCCACGGAAAAAACGCGTTGGACTTCCTGGGTATTCCAGTGGCCCATTCCCGTACTGTGGAGTGAATATTCCTTTCATCACGCTACCCTATGGATTCACATCCCGGTGCTGTTGGGCGACATCAAACCTACGGAAACCGAAAGCAAATACGACGGGCACTATCACCGCTGGGTGCTGAAAGATGTTCCGGCACTAAAGGAAGAACCGTTTATGGTCTCCCCTCAGGACCGTCAGGCTAGCATTATGCTTTGGCCCGAGGACGTCACCTGGGGACATGTACACGGGGCATTCCAGGATTACATCGGGCCTATACCTCAAACGAAGGGTGCAAAAGCTCTGAAAGAAAAAGCATTGGCGATTGTGGGAGCGCTGACCGATTCCACGGAAAAGGTAAAGGCGCTGTCAGCTTATGTCAAAGCCCAGGTAAAGTGGAACGAAGTGTCCGATTGTTTGCCGGAAAATCCCCAGGAGGTATTGAAAGAAAAGAAAGGCACCGCCGCGGACATCAACTTCTTATTGGGATGCCTGCTGGAGGCCGCTGGGTTTAAGCCGGTACCCGCTTTTCTAAGTACGCGTGAACACGGGACATTCATAGACAAATACCCGGATGCATCCCAGTTTGACTACCTGGTATATGTGGTCCGCCTGAAAGGTAAAGTTCTTTTCCTCGACGCCACCGAACCCCTGTTGCCATTTGACGTGCTGCCCGAACGTTGTCTGAACGGCAAGGCATTCTACTGCCTTCCCATGGGCTACCTTTGGCTGCCTGTGATCACGCCGGCCAAGGATAAGACGATCGTTACTGCAGAATTCGCACTGACCGGCGACGAGAATCTCCAGGGAAAGTTAACCGTCGACCGGTTCGGTTATGATGCTTTTGCGGCCCGGAGCCAGTACCAACAAATAGAAAAGGACAAGTATTTTGAACACACGGTTCTTCAAAAATCATGGACGGTTACCCAGAAAGCGTTGTTGCAAATGGAGGATGTGAGCGCTGCTGTCCGTGAGCAATATGAACTGTCCATCCCCAATCAGGTGATTGTTTCCGACGACAAGTTGTATATCAACCCCTATGTAGCGCTGCGGGAGGATGCCAATCCGTTTCCGGAAGTCGCTCGCATATACCCGCTTGATTTCCCTTTTCAAAAAGAGAAAATTCTATTGTGTCATATCCTTATACCGGAAGGGTATGAGGTAGAATCGCTTCCCGAAAACAAGAATATCACCTTGCCGAACAATGCCGCTAAATGTTCCTTCAACATCTCGAGGGATGGCAACCGGCTGTCAGTAGTGAGCAATCTCAAGATCAACGAAACGTATTTTCTGCCGAACGAATATATAAGCCTGCGCGAGTTTTATACACGCATCATCGCGAAACAAACTGAACCCATCGTTCTCCGGAAAAAATCCTGA